In the genome of Patescibacteria group bacterium, one region contains:
- a CDS encoding YibE/F family protein encodes MKHHSLLWLSNVVSLCLLAALLHASGVWAADNVDTLPPDTYYKARVIGVIASEDKDHVQSSEIVQQVRIKLLEGEKKGIEVVAQNNIPSNRQSQQMVSAGDTVVVVESYGIDGRGYYIIDAYRISSLFILFFFFVALVLFFGRLRGLSSLVGLAFSILILIFYVVPQIAAGNDPFLISISGSLVILFFSLYLAHGFTKRTSLALVSSFITLIASSLLAIAFVAIAHLFGTGTEDALYLQIAGDQAINVKGLLLGGIIIGMLGVLDDITIGQTVAIDELRKANATLTPQELCKRGFAIGKEHIASLVNTLALAYAGAALPLLLLFSLNASGQPLWVVVNNEMLAEEIVRTFIGSIALILAVPISTYLAAYLLPRFKTYR; translated from the coding sequence ATGAAACATCACTCACTTTTATGGCTGAGTAATGTGGTTTCGTTATGCCTTCTTGCCGCACTATTGCATGCGTCCGGTGTTTGGGCTGCTGATAATGTCGATACCCTCCCTCCCGATACTTATTATAAAGCGCGTGTTATAGGCGTTATTGCTTCTGAAGATAAAGACCATGTACAGTCGAGCGAAATTGTGCAACAAGTGCGCATCAAGCTGCTCGAGGGCGAGAAAAAGGGTATAGAAGTTGTTGCTCAAAATAATATACCCTCCAATCGCCAAAGCCAGCAAATGGTTTCTGCAGGAGATACCGTTGTTGTGGTTGAAAGCTACGGCATTGATGGTAGGGGGTATTATATTATCGATGCCTATCGTATTTCTTCACTTTTCATTCTTTTTTTCTTTTTTGTTGCACTCGTACTTTTCTTTGGGCGCTTGAGAGGACTTTCTTCACTGGTTGGCCTGGCATTCAGTATTCTTATTCTCATTTTCTATGTTGTGCCGCAGATTGCTGCTGGCAATGATCCCTTTTTGATAAGTATTTCCGGTTCTCTCGTCATTTTATTTTTTTCACTCTATCTTGCACATGGTTTTACCAAGCGCACATCACTGGCGCTTGTAAGTTCATTCATCACACTTATTGCATCTTCCCTTCTTGCCATTGCATTTGTTGCTATCGCACATTTGTTTGGCACCGGAACGGAAGACGCACTCTATTTACAAATTGCAGGAGACCAGGCAATTAATGTGAAGGGCCTATTGTTGGGTGGGATTATCATTGGTATGCTGGGTGTTCTTGATGACATCACCATAGGCCAAACAGTTGCGATCGATGAATTACGAAAGGCAAACGCCACGCTCACGCCGCAAGAGCTCTGTAAGCGAGGGTTTGCTATTGGTAAAGAGCATATTGCATCTCTAGTGAATACACTCGCACTTGCCTATGCAGGCGCTGCGCTGCCACTCCTGCTTTTGTTTTCTCTCAATGCATCCGGTCAGCCGCTCTGGGTAGTTGTGAATAATGAAATGCTTGCGGAAGAAATAGTGCGGACATTTATCGGCAGCATTGCCCTTATTCTTGCCGTTCCTATTTCAACCTATTTGGCAGCATATCTTCTGCCGCGCTTCAAGACATATCGGTGA
- a CDS encoding HNH endonuclease has product MKQQRLIHTFLFCAGIVLLLVGAALAVRAQRVVGISQHLHRLAGESHDLRDTTLSYGCIAEENMPDERCTPGDIFPQATAEQICVPGYSRKARNVSVSQKNRIYASYGIRSHRVGEYNIDHLISLQLGGSNEDSNLWPEAENPRPGYHEKIKVENFLHGELCKGEITLRQAQRLVGQHWRDIHYLLQGIE; this is encoded by the coding sequence ATGAAACAACAGCGACTCATTCACACATTTCTTTTTTGTGCAGGCATTGTATTATTGCTCGTAGGTGCTGCGCTTGCTGTGCGGGCGCAAAGAGTGGTTGGGATTTCCCAGCACCTTCACCGTCTTGCTGGTGAATCACATGATTTGCGCGATACAACCCTATCGTACGGATGCATAGCAGAGGAAAATATGCCCGATGAACGATGTACGCCAGGAGATATTTTTCCTCAGGCTACAGCAGAGCAGATATGTGTGCCCGGGTATAGCAGAAAAGCGCGCAATGTTTCTGTGTCACAAAAAAATAGAATATATGCATCATACGGCATTCGATCGCATAGGGTGGGAGAATATAATATTGACCATCTTATCAGCCTTCAGCTTGGCGGATCCAATGAAGATTCAAATCTCTGGCCGGAAGCCGAAAACCCTCGTCCCGGGTACCATGAGAAAATAAAAGTTGAAAATTTTTTGCATGGTGAGCTTTGTAAAGGAGAAATCACTCTTCGGCAAGCTCAGCGCTTGGTAGGACAGCATTGGAGAGACATACACTACCTTCTTCAAGGGATAGAGTAA